The genomic DNA CCAGTCAGTTTTTCTATGAATGGTTGGAAGAACATTATGTTTCCCTCCTCAAAAAGACCATTAAAAAAGAACTGGGAACCGAAGGACGATTGGAGTATTCTATTATTATGGATAACACCACCAGTCAATCCAAACCCTACACGGTAAACATCCCAACCACCAACAAGGCAGCCTTAAGGAATGCCCCGGTGGACTTTCCGGTTGACATCGGCAGTAAAACCATCCGCAACCCGTTTATCATACCCGGGCTGCAAAAAGTAAATGTAGATTCACAGCTTAACCCGCACTATTCATTTGAGAATTTTGTTGAAGGAGATTGCAACCGATTGGCAAGGTCTGCAGGGTTTGCCGTGGCAAACAAACCAGGCGGTACAGCATTCAATCCACTCCTTATTTATGGTGGTGTCGGGCTGGGAAAAACCCATTTGGCACAAGCCATTGGAATTCGCATCAAGGACAATTTCCAAAACAAGACTGTCCTTTATGTGTCGTCGGAAAAATTCTGTCATCAGTTTATTGATGCAGTAAAAAACAACAGTCAGAATGACTTCGTACATTTCTATCAAATGATGGATGTATTGATCATTGATGACGTTCAGTTTTTTGCCGGCAAGGAAAAAACACAGGACGTATTCTTCCACATCTTTAACCACCTTCACCAGAATGGTAAGCAGATTATCCTGACCGCCGACAAGGCTCCGGTTGAAATGCAGGGAATGGAACAACGCCTGTTGTCAAGATTCAAATGGGGGCTCGCAGCAGACCTGCAACCACCGGATCTTGAAACACGCATAGCGATCCTTGAAAAGAAGATGTACACTGAAGGTGTAGACCTGCCAGGTGACGTTGCGGAATACCTCGCCTACTCCATCTCCACCAATATCCGTGAATTGGAAGGTGCGTTTATTTCCCTCCTGGCCCAGGCTTCTCTTAACAAAAAGAACATCACACTCGAACTGGCGAAACAAATGATCGACAAGTTCGTGAAGAATACAGCCAGGGAAGTATCCATCGACTACATTCAAAAAGTAGTCTGTGATTATTTCGATCTTCCGATCGAGTTGATGAAATCAAAAACAAGAAAGCGTGAGGTGGTTCAGGCAAGACAGATTGCCATGTACTTTGCAAAGAACCTGACCAAAGCTTCTCTTGCTAATATCGGTATGCATTGCGGCGGAAAAGATCACGCCACCGTGTTGCATGCCTGCCGGACAGTGAATAACCTGATGGATACAGACAAGCGTTTCAGGGCTTATATCGAAGACCTGGAAAAGCGAATCAACATCAATAGTTAGTCAATGTTCAGCACCTTTTCCCACAAAAAAACCGGAGGCATCCCCTCCGGTTTTTTTGTTTTTATACGTTTTGGAATGTGCTGTAATAAACTTTCACAGGGATTCTTTTTGATTAGATGACCCAGTTTCCTTTGAGTGTTCTCAGCGCCCTCTGTGTTGCACTTTTTTACAGTGTAATGTGTTTGTTTTAAACACAGAGAACCACGGAGGTTGCACAGAGTTTCACGGAGGTAGTATATAAGAACTAGTCTCTATGATCTTTGTGCTTCTCAATGACCTCTGTGTTGCGCTTTTTTACAGGGTAATGTGTTTTGGTTTAAACTCAGAGAACCACGGAGGTTGCACAGAGTTACACGGAGGGGTTTGCTTTGCAGAAAAATTTTCGGGGTGGCTTGAACCGTATTTCTTATACTGTGTTGCGCAATTCAATCACGGTGATCTCCGGCGGCATACCCACCCTGCCGGGAAATCCAAGAAAGCCAAATCCGCGATTCACGTACAGGTATTGATTCCCTTCCTTATACAATCCCGCCCACCTGGGATATTTGTACTGGACCGGACTCCACTTGAAACTCCCAGCCTCCACGCCAAACTGCGCACCGTGGGTATGGCCACTTAGTGTTAGATCGATGCTTATTTTTCCGAGCACCTGCATATCCCAGTGAG from Flavobacteriales bacterium includes the following:
- the dnaA gene encoding chromosomal replication initiator protein DnaA is translated as SQFFYEWLEEHYVSLLKKTIKKELGTEGRLEYSIIMDNTTSQSKPYTVNIPTTNKAALRNAPVDFPVDIGSKTIRNPFIIPGLQKVNVDSQLNPHYSFENFVEGDCNRLARSAGFAVANKPGGTAFNPLLIYGGVGLGKTHLAQAIGIRIKDNFQNKTVLYVSSEKFCHQFIDAVKNNSQNDFVHFYQMMDVLIIDDVQFFAGKEKTQDVFFHIFNHLHQNGKQIILTADKAPVEMQGMEQRLLSRFKWGLAADLQPPDLETRIAILEKKMYTEGVDLPGDVAEYLAYSISTNIRELEGAFISLLAQASLNKKNITLELAKQMIDKFVKNTAREVSIDYIQKVVCDYFDLPIELMKSKTRKREVVQARQIAMYFAKNLTKASLANIGMHCGGKDHATVLHACRTVNNLMDTDKRFRAYIEDLEKRININS